Proteins encoded within one genomic window of Microcebus murinus isolate Inina chromosome 8, M.murinus_Inina_mat1.0, whole genome shotgun sequence:
- the GAL3ST2 gene encoding galactose-3-O-sulfotransferase 2 — protein sequence MDPVKPCVKAPVQAGSSSCVLSRRFRAVLLLALAVLLLASFLHRDVQLLMPLFRGRAEEPPVTNIMFLKTHKTAGSTVLNILYRFVESHNLSAALPAGPRVHLGYPWLFLARYVEGVSRTGAGPLRRFNVMCNHLRFNLPEVQKVMPKDTFYFSILRNPVSQLESSFIYYKDFVPAFRHVESLDAFLATPRTHYKASAGLRNAYARNSMWFDFGFDHDAPAEESYVRGRLAEVERRFHLLLIAEHFDESMVLLRRRLRWRLDDVVAFRLNARSAGSVTRLAPKSRERAKRWCALDWRLYEHFNRSFWAQLHAELGPRQLRSEVELLRARRRELTVLCLQDSAPKNKTQITDRQLRPYQSGRANILGYNLRQDLDAAMLRTCQRMAMPEIQYMAHLYSLQFPEKPPKKIPFL from the exons ATGGACCCTGTGAAGCCCTGTGTAAAAGCCCCAGTCCAAGCAGGAAGCTCATCCTGTGTCCTCTCCAG GCGCTTCCGGGCTGTCCTCCTCCTGGCCCTGGCTGTGCTCCTGTTGGCCAGCTTCCTGCACAGGGACGTCCAGTTGCTCATGCC GCTGTTCCGGGGCCGGGCCGAGGAGCCGCCCGTCACCAACATCATGTTCCTCAAGACGCACAAGACGGCCGGCAGCACGGTGCTCAACATCCTCTACCGCTTCGTCGAGAGCCACAACCTGTCTGCGGCACTGCCCGCCGGCCCCCGCGTCCACCTGGGCTACCCCTGGCTCTTTCTGGCACGCTATGTGGAGGGCGTGAGTCGGACGGGCGCTGGCCCTCTGCGGCGCTTCAACGTCATGTGCAACCACCTGAGGTTCAACCTGCCTGAG GTGCAGAAAGTCATGCCCAAGGACACCTTCTACTTCTCCATCCTACGAAACCCCGTCTCCCAGCTGGAGTCTTCCTTCATCTACTACAAGGACTTTGTGCCCGCCTTCCGCCACGTGGAGAGCCTGGACGCCTTCCTGGCGACGCCGCGCACCCACTACAAGGCCAGCGCGGGGCTGCGCAACGCCTACGCCAGGAACAGCATGTGGTTCGACTTCGGCTTTGACCACGACGCGCCGGCGGAGGAGAGCTACGTGCGTGGGCGCCTGGCCGAGGTGGAGCGGCGCTTCCATCTGCTGCTCATCGCCGAGCACTTCGACGAGTCCATGGTGCTGCTGCGGCGCCGGCTGCGCTGGCGGCTGGACGACGTGGTCGCCTTCAGGCTCAACGCGCGCAGCGCGGGCTCCGTCACTCGCCTGGCGCCCAAGAGCCGCGAGCGCGCCAAGCGCTGGTGCGCGCTGGACTGGCGCCTGTACGAGCACTTCAACCGCAGCTTCTGGGCGCAGCTGCACGCCGAGCTGGGCCCTCGCCAGCTGCGCAGCGAGGTGGAGCTGCTGCGGGCGCGGCGGCGGGAGCTCACCGTCCTGTGCCTGCAGGACTCCGCGCCCAAGAACAAGACGCAGATCACCGACCGGCAGCTGCGCCCCTACCAGTCGGGCAGGGCCAACATCCTGGGCTACAACCTCAGGCAGGACCTGGACGCGGCGATGCTGCGCACCTGTCAGCGGATGGCGATGCCCGAGATCCAGTACATGGCCCACTTGTACTCGCTGCAGTTCCCGGAGAAGCCCCCCAAGAAGATCCCGTTCCTGTAG
- the NEU4 gene encoding sialidase-4, translated as MGPPRAPARTVLFQRERTGLTYRVPALLPVPPGPTLLAFAEQRLSPSDSHAHRLALRRGTLAGGSVRWGALSVLGSAALEEHRSMNPCPVLDAGTGTVFLFFIAVLGHTPEAVQIATGRNAARLCCVSSRDAGLTWGSARDLTEEAIGGAVQGWATFAVGPGHGIQLPSGRLLVPAYAYRVDRRECFGKICRTSPHAFAFYSDDHGRSWHCGGLVPNLRSGECQLAVVDGGRASSVLYCNARSPLGRRVQALSTDEGSSFLPGELVPPLAETAWGCQGSIVGFPAPPPSRPPGEGWAVGPRRPPHPARLCPGVQEPPAEGTGEPRGGQVPEGPFSHPQCRRDGPGQPGPGPGVGGDKGPCTLALPATPATLPQSPTWLLYSHPAGLRARLHMGIRLSRAPLDPHSWTEPWVIYEGPSGYSDLVSIGPSPVGALAFACLYESGARTSYEEISFCMFSLREVLENVPSGPRRPHLGDKPQCRPF; from the exons ATGGGGCCCCCTCGTGCCCCGGCACGGACCGTGCTCTTCCAGCGGGAAAGGACGGGCCTGACCTACCGTGTGCCCGCGCTGCTCCCAGTGCCCCCAGGGCCCACCCTGCTGGCCTTCGCGGAGCAGCGGCTCAGCCCCAGTGACTCCCACGCCCACCGCCTGGCGCTCAGGAGGGGCACGCTGGCCGGGGGCTCCGTGCGG TGGGGCGCGCTGAGCGTGCTGGGCTCGGCGGCCCTGGAGGAGCACCGCTCCATGAACCCCTGCCCCGTGCTGGACGCCGGCACCGGCACcgtcttcctcttcttcatcGCCGTGCTGGGCCACACGCCTGAGGCCGTGCAGATCGCCACAGGCAGGAACGCGGCGCGTCTCTGCTGCGTGAGCAGCCGCGACGCTGGCCTCACGTGGGGCAGCGCCCGCGACCTCACCGAGGAGGCCATCGGCGGTGCTGTGCAGG GCTGGGCCACGTTCGCCGTGGGCCCGGGCCACGGCATCCAGCTGCCCTCGGGCCGCTTGCTGGTGCCCGCCTACGCCTACCGCGTGGACCGCCGGGAGTGCTTCGGCAAGATCTGCCGGACCAGCCCCCACGCCTTCGCCTTCTACAGCGACGACCACGGCCGCTCCTGGCACTGCGGGGGCCTCGTGCCCAACCTGCGCTCCGGCGAGTGCCAGCTGGCCGTGGTGGACGGCGGCCGGGCCAGCAGCGTCCTCTACTGCAACGCCCGCAGCCCCCTGGGCCGCCGCGTGCAGGCGCTCAGCACCGATGAGGGCAGCTCCTTCCTGCCCGGGGAGCTCGTGCCCCCCCTGGCTGAGACAGCCTGGGGCTGCCAGGGCAGCATCGTGGGcttcccagccccgccccccagcAGGCCGCCGGGGGAGGGATGGGCGGTGGGTCCCAGGAggcccccccaccctgcccgtctcTGTCCTGGAGTCCAGGAACCCCCAGCGGAGGGCACTGGGGAGCCCCGTGGAGGCCAGGTGCCGGAGGGGCCCTTCAGCCACCCACAGTGCCGGAGGGATGGCCCTGggcagcctggccctgggcctggggtcGGTGGGGACAAGGGGCCCTgcaccctggccctgcctgccacccctgccaccctgccccaGAGCCCCACGTGGCTGCTGTACTCCCACCCCGCCGGGCTCAGGGCTCGGCTGCACATGGGCATCCGCCTGAGCCGGGCCCCACTGGATCCCCACAGCTGGACGGAGCCCTGGGTGATCTACGAGGGCCCCAGCGGCTACTCCGACCTGGTGTCCATCGGGCCCAGCCCCGTGGGGGCCCTGGCCTTCGCCTGCCTGTATGAGAGTGGGGCCAGGACCTCCTACGAGGAGATCTCCTTCTGCATGTTCTCCCTGCGCGAGGTCCTGGAGAACGTGCCCTCGGGCCCCCGGCGGCCCCACCTCGGGGACAAGCCTCAGTGCCGGCCCTTCTGA